A single region of the Jatrophihabitans sp. GAS493 genome encodes:
- a CDS encoding class I adenylate-forming enzyme family protein, with translation MRITISAADSIADARMLTQPCGASLGLLEDAALERFGESSLLVFEGAVRTNADLAAQARRLATGLADIGVRLGDRVAVCMANCPEVLVAYRAIWRMGAAVTPLLFLLSEDELRHAIRDSAATLVITTPKFLPKVQAATTGLTVRCVTTGRAPEGAAGSGVITFDELSSGAEAALIRVGSQEMAALLYTGGTTGRAKGVVLSHDALSAAAWSATLAGVEEHYAVTLLPLPLAHVYGLMVSSMGLHAVQPSRAVLMRWFEPAAWLQLAQDEQVEVGVVVPTMLRLLATQPLESYNLSRLRRLVSGSAPLPAEIREEWARRAPHVEVVEGYGCSETAALATSTPPHAGRPGSVGTAAPGVGLRIEDSSGATVGPNVDGEVCVQTLSIMSGYWHDAESTAEALHDGWLHTGDIGHLDDDGYLFIVDRLKDLIIRGGFNVYPRDVEEVLMRHPEVAVCGVVGRPDVEHGEEVVAFVQLKPDARVTAAELIGFAKEHLSAVKYPREIHLIDQLPLTSIGKLDRKALRQRLELSEQS, from the coding sequence GTGCGTATCACCATCAGTGCTGCCGATTCGATCGCCGATGCCCGCATGCTGACCCAACCGTGTGGTGCGTCGCTCGGGCTGCTTGAAGACGCCGCGCTCGAGCGTTTCGGCGAGTCGAGTCTCCTCGTCTTCGAGGGAGCCGTCCGCACCAACGCCGACCTAGCCGCCCAGGCCCGACGGCTGGCCACCGGTCTGGCCGACATCGGGGTCCGGCTCGGCGATCGGGTCGCCGTCTGCATGGCCAACTGTCCCGAAGTTCTCGTCGCCTACCGGGCGATCTGGCGAATGGGCGCCGCCGTAACGCCCCTGCTCTTCCTGCTCAGCGAAGACGAGTTACGGCATGCGATCCGCGACTCCGCTGCCACCTTGGTCATAACCACCCCGAAGTTCCTGCCGAAGGTGCAGGCAGCGACAACCGGGCTAACAGTCCGTTGCGTGACGACCGGGAGGGCTCCCGAGGGTGCCGCCGGTTCCGGTGTCATCACCTTCGACGAACTCTCCTCCGGCGCTGAGGCGGCGCTGATCCGAGTCGGCTCGCAGGAAATGGCCGCCCTGCTGTACACCGGGGGAACGACCGGACGGGCGAAGGGCGTCGTGCTCAGCCACGATGCGCTCTCGGCCGCGGCCTGGTCGGCGACACTGGCTGGGGTCGAGGAGCATTACGCGGTGACACTGCTGCCGCTGCCGCTGGCCCACGTCTACGGATTGATGGTGTCGTCGATGGGGCTGCACGCGGTGCAGCCCTCACGGGCAGTGTTGATGCGCTGGTTCGAGCCGGCGGCCTGGCTCCAACTCGCACAGGACGAGCAGGTCGAGGTGGGTGTCGTGGTGCCCACGATGCTGCGGCTGCTCGCCACCCAACCGCTGGAGTCCTACAACCTCAGCCGGCTGCGTCGGCTGGTCAGCGGGAGCGCGCCGCTGCCGGCCGAGATCCGGGAGGAGTGGGCGCGGCGAGCGCCGCACGTTGAGGTCGTCGAGGGGTACGGCTGCTCGGAGACGGCGGCACTGGCCACCTCGACACCGCCGCACGCCGGCCGTCCGGGCAGCGTCGGCACCGCCGCGCCCGGGGTCGGGCTGCGCATCGAGGATTCCTCCGGCGCGACCGTCGGCCCCAATGTCGACGGTGAGGTCTGCGTGCAGACACTCTCCATCATGAGCGGGTACTGGCACGATGCCGAGAGCACGGCCGAGGCGCTTCACGACGGATGGCTACACACCGGCGACATAGGGCATCTCGACGATGACGGCTACCTGTTCATCGTGGACCGGTTGAAGGACCTGATCATCCGGGGCGGCTTCAACGTCTATCCGCGCGACGTCGAGGAGGTGCTCATGCGCCACCCGGAGGTCGCGGTCTGCGGGGTGGTCGGCCGACCGGACGTCGAGCACGGTGAGGAGGTGGTCGCCTTCGTGCAGCTCAAACCAGATGCCAGGGTTACCGCGGCCGAGCTAATCGGCTTCGCCAAAGAACACCTGTCGGCGGTGAAGTATCCCCGCGAGATCCATCTCATCGACCAGCTCCCGCTGACCAGCATCGGGAAACTGGACCGCAAGGCGCTGCGCCAGCGGCTCGAGCTAAGCGAACAGTCCTAG
- a CDS encoding VOC family protein: MLDHISLQCSDLEASAAFYSSVLPTVGMHLLVDNNEVLGYGEGKPSFWIGTHRYGEGFRESHIAFTAARRSNVDAFYAAAVALGGETLYAPKIWPQYHPDYYAAFVRDPDGNNIEAVCQQAE; encoded by the coding sequence ATGCTTGATCACATCTCACTGCAATGCTCGGACCTCGAAGCCAGCGCGGCGTTTTACAGCAGCGTGCTACCGACGGTGGGGATGCACCTACTCGTCGACAACAACGAGGTGCTCGGCTACGGCGAAGGCAAACCGAGCTTCTGGATCGGGACTCATCGCTACGGCGAAGGCTTTCGTGAGTCACACATCGCCTTCACCGCGGCGAGGCGTAGCAACGTCGACGCGTTCTATGCCGCGGCCGTCGCTCTCGGTGGCGAGACGTTGTACGCACCCAAGATCTGGCCGCAGTACCACCCGGACTACTACGCTGCCTTCGTCCGTGACCCCGACGGCAACAACATCGAAGCCGTCTGCCAGCAGGCTGAGTAG
- a CDS encoding PAC2 family protein, translated as MQDPRGLFEFAESVPDLGQPVLVQAMEGFVDAGGAARLARAHLLETMRSELIVTFDVDQLFDYRGRRPEMIFATDHWESFAAPQLAIHAVWDSAGVPFLLLDGPEPDFQWERFVAAVELIIETFDVRLLVGLNAIPMNVPHTRPTAVIAHGSPIELIAGYTNWLGTVQVPASAGHLLEFRMAQAGFNSMGFAVNVPHYLANVDYPQAAITLLDCIATSGELMIPTEALTEASAAVLSNIDAQVSASEEIAGVVRALEKQYDEITAGRANSLLADGSRLPTADEIGDEFEQYLLRQPGSGENPETL; from the coding sequence GTGCAAGACCCCCGCGGATTGTTTGAGTTCGCCGAGTCGGTCCCCGACCTCGGTCAGCCGGTGCTCGTCCAGGCGATGGAGGGGTTCGTCGATGCCGGCGGCGCCGCCCGGCTGGCTCGCGCCCACCTGCTGGAGACGATGCGCTCCGAGCTGATCGTGACGTTCGATGTCGACCAGCTCTTCGACTATCGCGGCCGTCGTCCGGAGATGATCTTCGCGACGGACCACTGGGAGAGTTTCGCCGCCCCGCAGTTGGCCATCCACGCGGTTTGGGACAGCGCCGGCGTCCCGTTTCTGCTGCTCGACGGGCCGGAGCCGGACTTCCAGTGGGAGCGCTTCGTCGCCGCCGTCGAGCTGATCATCGAGACGTTCGACGTGCGGCTGCTGGTCGGGTTGAACGCGATTCCGATGAACGTGCCGCACACCCGGCCGACGGCGGTGATCGCGCACGGCAGCCCGATCGAGTTGATCGCCGGATACACCAACTGGCTCGGCACCGTCCAGGTTCCGGCTAGCGCCGGACATCTGCTGGAGTTCCGGATGGCCCAGGCGGGCTTCAATTCGATGGGTTTCGCGGTGAACGTGCCGCACTATCTGGCCAATGTCGATTACCCGCAGGCGGCGATAACGCTGCTTGACTGCATCGCGACCTCCGGCGAGTTGATGATTCCGACCGAGGCCCTGACCGAAGCGTCGGCGGCGGTGCTGAGCAACATCGATGCCCAGGTGAGCGCGTCCGAGGAGATCGCCGGCGTGGTGCGGGCGTTGGAGAAGCAGTACGACGAGATCACGGCGGGACGGGCCAACAGCCTGCTGGCCGACGGCTCGCGGCTACCTACGGCGGACGAGATCGGCGACGAGTTCGAGCAGTACCTGCTTCGCCAGCCCGGTTCAGGCGAGAATCCCGAGACGCTGTAA
- a CDS encoding STAS domain-containing protein encodes MSTTNEAGRFTLQVAGELDLAARDGLVTEGQRALTDPACTELVLDMAGVTFIDSSGVGGLVELRTAAIERDQQVTIVNPSSRVHRLLELTGLGSVFLG; translated from the coding sequence GTGTCCACGACAAATGAAGCCGGGCGTTTCACACTGCAGGTGGCCGGCGAGCTGGATCTGGCAGCGCGCGACGGGCTGGTCACCGAAGGGCAAAGGGCGTTGACCGATCCGGCCTGCACCGAGCTGGTGCTGGACATGGCCGGCGTGACGTTCATCGACTCCAGCGGGGTCGGCGGGCTGGTCGAGCTGCGCACCGCGGCGATCGAGCGCGACCAGCAGGTCACCATCGTGAACCCGTCGAGCCGGGTGCACCGGCTGCTCGAGCTCACCGGCCTCGGATCCGTCTTCCTCGGCTAG
- a CDS encoding flavin reductase family protein produces MTIHSAHPFQPDESARNPVRQFRGRLASPVSIWTSNGRGQPAGLTVSSMLVADGDPGIVVGIVDPLADLWDALQVSQVAVVNLLGWAQRGLADVFGYVAPAPGGPFRQGDWVETPWGPALSATTWAGCRLAPEPPAKVGWGLAVHLRIERVELAEPEVDAPLVHRRGRYGTF; encoded by the coding sequence GTGACGATCCACAGCGCTCATCCGTTCCAGCCCGACGAGAGTGCCCGCAACCCGGTCCGGCAGTTTCGCGGGCGGCTAGCCTCACCGGTCTCGATCTGGACCTCGAATGGCCGCGGGCAGCCGGCCGGCCTCACCGTCTCCTCCATGCTGGTCGCAGACGGCGACCCGGGCATCGTCGTGGGCATCGTCGATCCGCTCGCCGATCTGTGGGACGCCCTGCAGGTGTCACAGGTCGCGGTGGTGAATCTGCTGGGCTGGGCGCAGCGCGGACTGGCCGACGTCTTCGGCTACGTCGCTCCGGCGCCGGGCGGCCCATTCCGCCAGGGCGACTGGGTCGAGACGCCCTGGGGTCCAGCGCTGTCGGCCACCACCTGGGCCGGTTGTCGGCTGGCTCCGGAACCGCCGGCCAAGGTCGGTTGGGGGTTGGCCGTCCACCTGCGGATCGAGCGCGTGGAGCTCGCCGAACCGGAGGTCGACGCCCCCCTGGTGCACCGCCGCGGCCGCTACGGCACCTTCTGA
- a CDS encoding phosphatase PAP2 family protein, which produces MSRPQIIDRPVLGRPAAATARPLLWWRLGCLALMLGSVAAFVVVAAIALHTVLGQQLDTASFQAAAHGQTLLWRFGHRVLDTMSIVLTALLVAVAIAALRRRWLLAAQAALVMGGASLTTELLKLVVLQRPNLLGAYTELANSLPSGHTTLAASAAVTAMLFAPRPARPLVALLGAAYTAAVGVSTLTGRWHRPSDVVCALLVVAFWGGLAALVASYETGARAKREVGGAGRVPRRSRGLPAVLVTCFGVAVATGAGAVFALLRTASVMPAGGVPTDLDRSSELLAYAGGALGIVSVTALVFALLLVLRERPGSAAPELWETSA; this is translated from the coding sequence GTGAGCCGTCCGCAGATCATTGATCGCCCCGTCCTCGGGCGGCCGGCGGCTGCGACGGCGAGGCCACTGTTGTGGTGGCGGCTCGGCTGCCTCGCACTGATGCTGGGCTCGGTGGCCGCCTTCGTCGTCGTCGCCGCGATCGCGCTGCATACCGTCCTCGGTCAGCAGCTGGACACGGCCTCCTTCCAAGCGGCCGCGCACGGCCAGACGCTGCTCTGGCGCTTCGGTCACCGGGTGCTGGACACCATGTCGATAGTGCTGACCGCGCTGCTGGTCGCGGTGGCGATCGCCGCCCTGCGCCGCCGCTGGCTGCTGGCCGCGCAGGCCGCGCTGGTGATGGGCGGGGCCAGCCTCACCACGGAACTGCTCAAACTCGTCGTCCTACAGCGCCCGAACCTCCTCGGCGCCTACACGGAGCTGGCCAACTCGCTGCCCAGTGGGCATACCACCCTTGCCGCGTCGGCCGCCGTCACCGCGATGCTCTTCGCTCCGCGCCCGGCCCGTCCGCTGGTCGCCCTGCTCGGGGCGGCGTACACGGCAGCCGTCGGCGTCTCCACGCTCACCGGACGCTGGCACCGCCCGAGCGACGTCGTCTGTGCCCTCCTCGTCGTCGCGTTCTGGGGCGGGCTGGCCGCGTTGGTGGCCAGCTACGAGACGGGAGCGCGGGCGAAGCGTGAGGTAGGCGGTGCCGGTCGGGTACCAAGGCGTAGTCGGGGCCTGCCGGCCGTGCTCGTCACCTGCTTCGGTGTAGCCGTGGCAACGGGCGCCGGCGCGGTCTTCGCGCTGCTGCGCACCGCTTCGGTAATGCCGGCCGGCGGGGTGCCGACCGATCTTGACCGCAGTAGTGAGCTGCTCGCCTACGCCGGAGGTGCGCTCGGCATCGTCTCGGTCACCGCGCTCGTCTTCGCGCTGCTGCTCGTACTGCGGGAGCGGCCGGGTTCGGCTGCGCCCGAGTTGTGGGAAACGAGCGCGTAA